The DNA segment AATcttaatgattattattaccACATGTATTGTTCGTATTACCATTATTATGTTTGTATATTACTGGTTTCACAGTTTTATCATTGTGTGGTTGCAGATCTTCAGTAAGTTCGGCTCGGTGTTGAAGATCATCACGTTCACCAGAAATAATCAGTTTCAGGTTCTTCTGCAGTTCAGCGACATCGTGCACGCTCACCACGCCAGGGCTGTGAGTCACGTGCACCATCTCACACACTCAGTCTGGACCCGGACCTTTGTCCCAGCATtagaataaagagctccagtcCAGAGTCTGAGGAAGCTCGGGACCAATCCGATTGCAcccgtgtcacttcctgtcttctaGTCTCTGGACGGTCAGAACATCTACAACGGCTGCTGCACGCTGAGGATCGACTTCTCCAAGCTGAGCACGCTCAACGTCAAGTACAACAACGACAAGAGCCGAGACTTCACCAGAGCCCACCTCCCGCCCGGAGAGATGGACCCCGCCGCCGCCTTCGGTAAGGCCAGCTAACGCTAACGCTACGCTAACCTCGGCTAGCCGGGGCctcaagaaggagaagaagaaccaaACAGGAAACACACTGGATGTGTGGAGGTCTCTAAGCGGCGTTCTCTCtcctgaccaccagggggcgactttTCAGGACCCACAGAACGGTGGTCTCCAATCACCGGGCCGGGGACCGGCACCGGTCCgcgggccgtttggtaccgataaacttttatttgaaatatttatttggtAAAGCGAACGTATTGTCTCCTAATGAaatgcgctcgtccctcttgacacgttgtctcagtcaccaaacacaaaaaaataacctGCAACTACTACAAAGAAAGATTCATTCAACAGGAATCAGGAGCTGAAAATACAGGCTCATCGCGTCGGTCTTTAAcggtatattttatatttctttgtgtttatccGGTCTGCGtaatattgtctaacatgaaaccgTCTATGGGAGCGTAGACGTCTATGAGCAAACACCTgattattccctcagtaaacaatgtaaacatgactttatggtctcggtctctgtgtgtgtgtgtctgtgtgtgtgtgtgtgtgtatatatacatatgtgtgtgtgtgtgcggtcgcTTCCTGTTCACGTGTTGCGTGTGTTACAGGTGTTTCTCTTCCTCCGTACGGAGCAGCAGCTTTCCAGCCGACCTTCCACCAACACACAGGTAagagctcctccccctcctcctccccctcctcctccccctccttctccccctcctccttcacatcctccccctcctcctcctcctcttcctcttcctcctccctcctcctcctcctcctcttcctcttcctcctccctcctcctcctcctccctttgtccCCTGACTGTGTGTCTTCTCCCTCAGGTCTGTCCATGGCGGTCGTCCCCGGCCCGTTGCTGTCTCTTCCTGGTGTCTCCCTGCAGGTggcgcctcctgctggtcacTCGGTGCTGCTGGTGTCCAACCTTAACCCAGAGGTCAGAGTTCACGCTGTCTCCGGGCGCTGCTCTCTCAGGTGACCGTACTGACCCTGTTTGTCTCCGCAGAGCGCCTCTCCTCGCTGCCTCTTCATCCTGTTTGGTGAGAGCCTCCGTTGTTCGTCAGCAGGACGCTGAGACGTGGACGTGGACGTTGacggcgtgtttgtgtgttttcaggtgtTTATGGAGACGTTCAGAGAGTTAAAATCCTCTTCAACAAGAAGGAAAACGCTCTGGTTCAGATGAGCGACGCCACTCAGGCTCAACTCGGTCCGACGCTTCTTCGCCTGCACATCATATCTAACACATTTACTGATACAATGAAGGACAAATCATGTTAATACTTCTactacatgtttatttaaatattaccAACAGCAGGAAACTCTAAAGTCAGTTAAATCATTTGATTCATTAATACAAGAGTTGTAATTATCTTAAATCCATGTTTGCATGATGGAAAAATGATCTTACATCATCGATTTGAGATGTTTTACAGACTTTATGTAAAGCTTTGAAAAAACACCAACCAGTTCACATTTTAAACAAGAAACAcctgaaattaaaatattaaagatgAATAttagatatataatatattctcACTCCTGACAGCGATGAGTCATCTAAACGGGCATCGTCTCCACGGCAACGTGATCCGGGTGATGCCGTCCAAACACCAAGCGGTGCAGCtgccccgcgggggggcggggccagaggAGCAGCCGCTGACCTGGGACTACTCAGGCTCCGCCCTCCACCGCTTCAAAAAGCCCGGATCCAAAAACTTTAACAACATCTTCCCTCCGTCGGCGACGCTTCACCTCTCCAACATCCCGTAACCCAAAtgacacataataataatatctatAAATGTAGACTGGTACTGGTCATtttatcaaatatttatatttatatatatatttaacatttttaaaaatcatcattataaatatatatttataatgatGATTTTTGCAGTATATATTAtcatgtattttgtatta comes from the Gasterosteus aculeatus chromosome 14, fGasAcu3.hap1.1, whole genome shotgun sequence genome and includes:
- the LOC120831765 gene encoding polypyrimidine tract-binding protein 3 isoform X1 — translated: MFSHDVAKSDVRSSLSAAAAEGSRTQTTPLPPPPPPPPPPPPPPRGPWTEMASEEAAVTMVNYYTSAPPTIRNQPMFIQYSTHRQLKTDNLTNHVRSCSSSPAQSTHHGAALQAISAAAVHPGNMASGVEGRGLAQGQSPVLRIIVENLFYPVTLEVLQQIFSKFGSVLKIITFTRNNQFQVLLQFSDIVHAHHARASLDGQNIYNGCCTLRIDFSKLSTLNVKYNNDKSRDFTRAHLPPGEMDPAAAFGVSLPPYGAAAFQPTFHQHTGLSMAVVPGPLLSLPGVSLQVAPPAGHSVLLVSNLNPESASPRCLFILFGVYGDVQRVKILFNKKENALVQMSDATQAQLAMSHLNGHRLHGNVIRVMPSKHQAVQLPRGGAGPEEQPLTWDYSGSALHRFKKPGSKNFNNIFPPSATLHLSNIPSSVSEELLKDLFSSAGVTVKAFKFFQKDRKMALMQLASVEEAIEALIALHDHQLDHNQHLRVSFSKSTI
- the LOC120831765 gene encoding polypyrimidine tract-binding protein 3 isoform X4, which gives rise to MASEEAAVTMVNYYTSAPPTIRNQPMFIQYSTHRQLKTDNLTNHGAALQAISAAAVHPGNMASGVEGRGLAQGQSPVLRIIVENLFYPVTLEVLQQIFSKFGSVLKIITFTRNNQFQVLLQFSDIVHAHHARASLDGQNIYNGCCTLRIDFSKLSTLNVKYNNDKSRDFTRAHLPPGEMDPAAAFGVSLPPYGAAAFQPTFHQHTGLSMAVVPGPLLSLPGVSLQVAPPAGHSVLLVSNLNPESASPRCLFILFGVYGDVQRVKILFNKKENALVQMSDATQAQLAMSHLNGHRLHGNVIRVMPSKHQAVQLPRGGAGPEEQPLTWDYSGSALHRFKKPGSKNFNNIFPPSATLHLSNIPSSVSEELLKDLFSSAGVTVKAFKFFQKDRKMALMQLASVEEAIEALIALHDHQLDHNQHLRVSFSKSTI
- the LOC120831765 gene encoding polypyrimidine tract-binding protein 3 isoform X3, which gives rise to MASEEAAVTMVNYYTSAPPTIRNQPMFIQYSTHRQLKTDNLTNHVRSCSSSPAQSTHHGAALQAISAAAVHPGNMASGVEGRGLAQGQSPVLRIIVENLFYPVTLEVLQQIFSKFGSVLKIITFTRNNQFQVLLQFSDIVHAHHARASLDGQNIYNGCCTLRIDFSKLSTLNVKYNNDKSRDFTRAHLPPGEMDPAAAFGVSLPPYGAAAFQPTFHQHTGLSMAVVPGPLLSLPGVSLQVAPPAGHSVLLVSNLNPESASPRCLFILFGVYGDVQRVKILFNKKENALVQMSDATQAQLAMSHLNGHRLHGNVIRVMPSKHQAVQLPRGGAGPEEQPLTWDYSGSALHRFKKPGSKNFNNIFPPSATLHLSNIPSSVSEELLKDLFSSAGVTVKAFKFFQKDRKMALMQLASVEEAIEALIALHDHQLDHNQHLRVSFSKSTI
- the LOC120831765 gene encoding polypyrimidine tract-binding protein 3 isoform X2, producing the protein MFSHDVAKSDVRSSLSAAAAEGSRTQTTPLPPPPPPPPPPPPPPRGPWTEMASEEAAVTMVNYYTSAPPTIRNQPMFIQYSTHRQLKTDNLTNHGAALQAISAAAVHPGNMASGVEGRGLAQGQSPVLRIIVENLFYPVTLEVLQQIFSKFGSVLKIITFTRNNQFQVLLQFSDIVHAHHARASLDGQNIYNGCCTLRIDFSKLSTLNVKYNNDKSRDFTRAHLPPGEMDPAAAFGVSLPPYGAAAFQPTFHQHTGLSMAVVPGPLLSLPGVSLQVAPPAGHSVLLVSNLNPESASPRCLFILFGVYGDVQRVKILFNKKENALVQMSDATQAQLAMSHLNGHRLHGNVIRVMPSKHQAVQLPRGGAGPEEQPLTWDYSGSALHRFKKPGSKNFNNIFPPSATLHLSNIPSSVSEELLKDLFSSAGVTVKAFKFFQKDRKMALMQLASVEEAIEALIALHDHQLDHNQHLRVSFSKSTI